Proteins from one Flavobacterium sp. N2038 genomic window:
- a CDS encoding Crp/Fnr family transcriptional regulator gives MQNSLKTIFPNFSSDLIATIEENGSLQNFEAGTILMRTGQYIKNTVLITKGKIKIYREGEDGGEFLMYYLQPGQACAISMICTAKSEKSQIMAKVVEDVTVMMIPLQLMDKWMMEHRSWYEFVIETYRSRFEEVLEVVDNIAFRSMDERLEFYLKRHSDACGCAEVNLSHQEIATELNTSREVVSRLLKKMEQRGLVKLNRNQIELLK, from the coding sequence ATGCAAAATTCATTAAAAACTATCTTTCCTAATTTCTCCAGTGACCTTATTGCAACTATTGAGGAAAACGGGAGCTTACAAAATTTTGAAGCCGGAACTATTTTAATGCGCACCGGACAATATATTAAAAACACCGTTTTAATTACCAAAGGAAAAATCAAGATTTACCGTGAAGGTGAAGATGGCGGTGAATTTTTGATGTATTATTTACAACCCGGACAAGCCTGTGCCATTTCGATGATCTGCACAGCTAAAAGCGAGAAAAGCCAGATTATGGCAAAAGTGGTCGAAGATGTTACCGTTATGATGATTCCGCTGCAATTGATGGACAAATGGATGATGGAACACCGATCCTGGTACGAATTTGTGATCGAAACTTACCGAAGCCGTTTTGAAGAAGTTCTCGAAGTGGTTGACAACATCGCCTTCCGATCTATGGATGAGCGTTTGGAATTTTATTTAAAAAGACATTCGGATGCCTGCGGCTGCGCTGAGGTGAATTTATCGCATCAGGAAATCGCAACCGAATTAAATACATCACGAGAAGTTGTTTCCAGATTATTAAAAAAAATGGAACAACGAGGTTTGGTCAAACTAAACCGAAACCAGATTGAGCTTTTAAAGTAA
- a CDS encoding rhodanese-like domain-containing protein, producing the protein MNLSQEDWVNQLAADENAVILDVRTEDEFNDGYIENAVNIDINKGQGFIYEIEELDKNKNYYVYCRSGARSAKACQIMNELGIENAYNLLGGILDWEGDTIQP; encoded by the coding sequence ATGAATTTATCACAAGAAGATTGGGTTAATCAATTAGCTGCTGACGAGAATGCAGTTATACTAGACGTAAGAACTGAAGACGAATTTAATGATGGCTATATTGAAAATGCTGTAAACATTGATATCAATAAAGGTCAGGGTTTTATTTATGAAATTGAAGAATTAGACAAAAATAAAAACTACTATGTGTATTGTCGTTCTGGAGCCAGAAGTGCAAAAGCTTGCCAGATTATGAACGAGTTAGGTATAGAGAATGCCTATAACCTACTTGGAGGTATACTAGACTGGGAAGGCGATACGATACAACCATAA
- a CDS encoding NADP-dependent glyceraldehyde-3-phosphate dehydrogenase, with translation MSLIPEEYQIKNLINQDTYLVNGELKHWTGQTTPVFSTISSTEKYTPTLLGSIPFMAEKEAAEVVEAANAAYNKGQGLWPTMKVADRIKCMENFVKQMKDTREEVVKYLMWEIGKSLGDSQKEFDRTVEYIYDTIASYKELNGRSSHFEKVQGVNAMIRRGPLGVVLCLGPYNYPLNETFSLLIPALIMGNTVIFKPAKHGVLCISPLLEAFRSSFPKGVINIVYGRGREVASPIMKSGKIDVLALIGNSKSAIALQDQHPNKNRLRLILGLEAKNPAIILPDADLDLAIQECITGTLSFNGQRCTALKVLYVHESIVEEFNKRFSEKVDALPFGNPWEKGVALTPLPETDKPHYIQGLIDDAVHKGAKILNEKGGKHTDNYIFPAVLYPVNSKMRVYHEEQFGPVVPIISFKDIQEPLEDMAESNYGQQVSLFGKDIKTLAPLIDALVNLVCRVNLNSSCQRGPDAFPFTGRKDSAVGTLSIPDALRSFSIRTFVASKDIAYNNEILQELLNSKESNFINTDYIL, from the coding sequence ATGAGTTTAATACCCGAAGAATATCAGATTAAAAACCTGATAAATCAAGATACTTATCTTGTAAATGGAGAATTAAAACATTGGACAGGGCAAACCACGCCTGTGTTTTCAACTATTTCTTCTACAGAAAAATATACGCCAACTTTATTGGGATCTATTCCTTTTATGGCAGAAAAAGAAGCGGCAGAAGTTGTTGAAGCTGCCAATGCTGCTTATAATAAAGGGCAGGGTTTATGGCCAACCATGAAAGTGGCAGACCGCATTAAGTGCATGGAGAATTTCGTGAAACAAATGAAAGATACCCGTGAGGAAGTGGTTAAATATTTAATGTGGGAAATTGGTAAATCTTTGGGCGATTCGCAAAAAGAGTTTGACAGAACAGTTGAGTATATTTATGATACTATTGCCAGTTATAAGGAATTAAACGGACGTAGTTCGCACTTTGAAAAAGTACAAGGTGTAAACGCTATGATTCGACGTGGGCCTCTTGGAGTAGTATTATGTCTTGGACCTTATAATTATCCTTTAAATGAAACTTTTTCATTGTTGATTCCGGCTTTGATTATGGGAAATACAGTGATTTTTAAACCAGCAAAACATGGTGTTTTATGTATTTCGCCATTGTTGGAAGCGTTTAGAAGCAGTTTCCCAAAAGGGGTTATTAATATCGTTTACGGAAGAGGCCGAGAAGTGGCTTCTCCGATCATGAAATCTGGAAAAATTGATGTTTTGGCATTAATTGGAAACAGTAAATCTGCCATTGCTTTACAAGATCAGCATCCTAATAAAAACAGATTACGTTTGATTCTTGGTTTAGAAGCTAAGAATCCAGCTATTATTCTTCCCGATGCCGATTTGGATCTGGCTATTCAGGAATGTATTACCGGAACTTTATCTTTTAACGGGCAGCGCTGTACAGCATTAAAAGTGTTGTATGTTCATGAATCTATTGTAGAAGAGTTTAATAAAAGATTTTCTGAAAAAGTAGATGCTTTGCCTTTTGGAAATCCATGGGAAAAAGGAGTGGCTTTAACTCCGCTTCCGGAAACAGATAAGCCACATTATATTCAGGGATTAATTGACGATGCTGTTCATAAAGGAGCTAAAATCCTGAATGAAAAAGGAGGGAAACATACCGATAATTATATTTTTCCAGCCGTTTTATATCCGGTAAACAGTAAAATGCGTGTGTACCATGAAGAACAGTTTGGTCCTGTAGTTCCTATCATTTCTTTTAAGGATATTCAGGAACCACTAGAAGATATGGCCGAGTCAAATTATGGACAACAAGTAAGTTTGTTCGGGAAAGACATTAAAACCTTGGCACCGCTTATCGATGCTTTGGTAAATTTGGTATGTCGTGTAAACCTCAACAGTTCCTGTCAGCGTGGTCCGGATGCATTCCCGTTTACAGGTCGTAAAGATTCTGCTGTAGGAACCCTAAGTATCCCGGATGCTTTACGTTCTTTTTCAATTCGTACGTTCGTAGCCTCAAAAGATATCGCTTATAACAATGAAATTTTGCAGGAATTGCTCAACAGCAAAGAATCAAATTTCATTAATACCGATTATATTTTGTAG
- a CDS encoding M1 family metallopeptidase, producing the protein MKKTPHYFLFISLLFLAQYGFSQELYMPRNIKEAYEKDTRAMDGKPGKNYWQNHGKYTMEITVDAKTKIVSGTETIVYENNSNDTLQNLPIRFVNNLHKPSSPRSGSVNDDFLSAGLTITSLKIEGEVYKEDGRKWGTVGNVKLNKALLPHSKITINIDWNYPLSKESGREGQIDETTFFVAYSYPRVSVFDDYNFWDRLPHTDRAEFYNDFNDYSYSVKAPKNYVVYATGDLLNPDEVLQPEFSARLKKSYLTDEVMHIANEQEMKSGVVTKQNEWNVWKFEAKNITDVCFGLSDHYLWDASSVVVDKKTNRRASVQAAYDVKGTDFVASVKNNQYALDYFSNNWPGVPYPFSKMTAFQGFADMEYPMMCNDSQIGDPKFAQLVQDHEVAHTYFPFYMGINETRYAFMDEGWATTFEYLIGIAEHGKEEADKFYKTFRVSNYINDPSTEEDQPIISMSTQVSDAGYGNNSYGKASLSYLALKDMLGDDLFKKALHFYMDNWNGKHPIPWDYFNAMNTGSGKNLNWFFNNWFFTNNYIDISVKNVSKNVISVENKGGFAIPFDVNVVYADNTTETVHQTPGVWQANQKTATVILKGKKEIKQINLDGGIFMDATPANNSWSVK; encoded by the coding sequence ATGAAAAAAACACCACATTATTTCTTATTTATTTCACTTTTGTTTCTGGCTCAGTATGGCTTTTCGCAAGAGCTTTATATGCCAAGAAATATAAAAGAAGCTTACGAAAAAGATACCCGTGCAATGGACGGGAAACCGGGAAAAAACTATTGGCAAAATCATGGTAAGTATACTATGGAAATTACAGTTGATGCTAAAACTAAAATAGTGAGTGGAACTGAAACCATTGTGTATGAAAATAATAGTAATGACACTTTACAAAATCTGCCTATCAGATTTGTAAATAATCTTCACAAACCATCGTCGCCAAGAAGTGGTTCTGTAAACGATGATTTTTTAAGTGCGGGATTGACCATTACATCTTTAAAAATTGAAGGTGAAGTGTATAAAGAAGATGGTAGAAAATGGGGAACGGTAGGAAATGTTAAATTAAATAAAGCATTGCTGCCTCATTCTAAAATTACAATTAATATCGACTGGAATTATCCTTTGTCTAAAGAAAGCGGAAGAGAGGGACAAATCGATGAGACTACTTTTTTTGTAGCTTACAGTTATCCAAGAGTTTCGGTTTTTGATGATTATAATTTTTGGGATAGACTACCACATACAGACCGTGCAGAATTTTATAATGATTTTAATGATTATTCCTACTCTGTAAAAGCACCAAAAAATTATGTAGTTTATGCAACAGGAGACCTGCTAAATCCGGATGAGGTTTTACAACCTGAATTTTCGGCGCGCTTAAAAAAATCGTATCTGACCGATGAGGTAATGCATATTGCTAACGAGCAGGAAATGAAAAGTGGCGTTGTAACAAAACAAAACGAATGGAATGTCTGGAAATTTGAAGCAAAGAATATCACTGATGTTTGTTTTGGACTAAGTGATCATTATCTATGGGATGCGAGTAGTGTTGTTGTGGATAAAAAAACAAATCGTCGTGCCAGTGTTCAGGCGGCTTATGATGTAAAAGGAACTGATTTTGTGGCTTCGGTAAAAAATAATCAATATGCACTGGATTATTTCTCAAATAACTGGCCGGGAGTTCCGTATCCGTTTTCTAAAATGACAGCTTTTCAGGGGTTTGCCGATATGGAATACCCAATGATGTGTAACGATTCGCAGATTGGTGACCCGAAATTTGCACAATTGGTTCAAGATCACGAAGTAGCACATACTTATTTCCCTTTTTATATGGGAATAAATGAAACGCGTTATGCTTTTATGGATGAAGGATGGGCAACTACTTTTGAATATTTGATTGGAATTGCTGAACATGGAAAAGAGGAAGCAGATAAATTTTATAAAACATTTAGAGTATCCAATTATATAAACGATCCGTCGACAGAAGAGGATCAGCCGATTATTTCAATGTCAACTCAGGTTTCAGATGCAGGTTATGGAAATAACTCTTACGGAAAAGCATCTCTTTCTTACCTGGCTCTGAAAGATATGCTGGGTGATGATTTATTCAAAAAAGCATTGCATTTTTATATGGATAACTGGAATGGTAAACATCCAATTCCGTGGGATTACTTTAATGCAATGAATACAGGTTCAGGAAAAAATCTGAACTGGTTCTTTAATAACTGGTTTTTTACCAATAATTATATTGATATTTCGGTTAAAAATGTTTCGAAGAATGTGATTTCTGTAGAAAATAAAGGAGGTTTTGCAATTCCGTTTGATGTAAATGTTGTCTATGCAGATAATACAACCGAAACTGTTCATCAGACGCCGGGTGTATGGCAGGCAAACCAAAAAACAGCCACCGTTATTTTAAAAGGAAAAAAAGAAATTAAACAGATAAATCTTGATGGTGGTATTTTTATGGATGCCACACCAGCAAACAACAGTTGGTCAGTTAAGTAA
- a CDS encoding alpha/beta hydrolase-fold protein: MINYNQIVSRKKIVIFSFFLILTSFGFAQNKTRIEIGTIDSISSKVLNEERKIWVHLPRSAQNKGFAKQKYPVVYLLDGDAHFSSVVGIIEELSEINGNTNCPEMIIVGITNTNRNRDLTPTHSDIDLPFVTKKLSDQSGGGEKFTEFLEKELIPYIDSKYPTAPYKTLIGHSFGGLTAINILTNHTNLFNSYVAIDPSMWWDHQKFLAETTKKLSSKNLTNISLFMAAANTMDENMNIVKVRRDTTAFTKHIRSILELNDFLTKNKKSNLNYQYKYYNDDNHGSVPLIATYDAIRFIFKFNQLKLSVSDQVNFNKTVFSKIEKHFEEVSKHLGYTVNIPESTVNAYGYRSLEKKDMDFAGFLFKLNVANYPQSPNVYDSLGDFYQANGDKKNAISCYQKAFMLDKNFLETKEKLDILLKN; the protein is encoded by the coding sequence ATGATTAATTATAACCAGATTGTTTCCAGAAAAAAGATAGTAATATTTAGTTTTTTTCTAATATTAACCAGTTTTGGATTTGCTCAGAACAAAACCAGAATAGAAATAGGTACTATAGACAGTATATCGTCTAAAGTTTTAAATGAAGAAAGAAAAATATGGGTACATCTTCCAAGAAGTGCACAAAATAAAGGTTTTGCAAAGCAAAAATATCCGGTAGTTTATTTACTTGATGGAGATGCACATTTTAGTTCGGTTGTAGGGATAATTGAAGAGTTAAGCGAAATAAACGGAAACACAAATTGTCCTGAAATGATTATTGTTGGTATTACAAATACAAATCGCAACAGAGATTTGACCCCAACACATTCAGATATTGATTTGCCATTTGTAACTAAAAAATTAAGTGATCAGTCTGGTGGAGGAGAAAAATTTACTGAGTTTCTGGAGAAAGAATTAATTCCGTACATTGATTCCAAATATCCAACTGCTCCATACAAAACCTTGATAGGGCATTCTTTTGGAGGATTAACAGCCATTAATATTCTAACCAATCACACTAATTTATTCAATTCGTATGTTGCTATTGATCCTAGTATGTGGTGGGATCATCAGAAATTTTTAGCAGAGACAACCAAGAAACTCTCTTCTAAGAATTTGACTAATATTTCCTTATTTATGGCCGCTGCCAATACTATGGATGAAAATATGAATATTGTAAAGGTAAGGAGGGATACAACTGCTTTTACCAAACATATCAGATCAATTTTAGAACTGAATGATTTTTTGACTAAGAATAAAAAAAGTAATCTAAATTATCAGTACAAATATTATAACGATGATAATCATGGATCAGTGCCATTAATTGCTACTTATGATGCTATTCGTTTTATATTTAAATTCAATCAGCTTAAACTTTCTGTTTCAGATCAGGTTAATTTTAATAAAACGGTTTTTTCTAAAATCGAAAAGCATTTTGAAGAAGTTTCAAAACATTTAGGTTACACTGTAAATATACCCGAAAGTACTGTAAATGCTTATGGATATAGGTCACTGGAAAAAAAAGATATGGATTTTGCAGGTTTTTTATTTAAACTTAATGTTGCCAATTATCCACAAAGCCCTAACGTATATGATTCACTTGGAGATTTTTATCAGGCAAATGGCGATAAGAAAAATGCCATTTCATGTTATCAGAAAGCATTTATGTTAGATAAGAATTTCCTGGAAACGAAAGAAAAATTGGACATACTTTTGAAAAACTAG
- a CDS encoding tetratricopeptide repeat protein encodes MKKYFTVLVILLSIKTFAQKDPKTAFQQSRYDLAVSCYKKDDLKKALDLFSVASRIKPENDLGKESVKQVDAIKTILRKNMMEQVLGTWRMTGDSPVWSQAATTSVNQSEEEEIVEITPDKILFYEVNKKTKAKKMTSSEDLKYYNKEASDALFSDIILSDGTIWNCTLDENGNVLRVINIAKKTENGLETIASNNTERYYVKVK; translated from the coding sequence ATGAAAAAATACTTTACTGTCTTAGTAATTCTACTATCTATTAAGACTTTCGCACAAAAAGACCCTAAAACTGCATTTCAACAAAGCAGATATGATTTGGCAGTGTCTTGCTATAAAAAAGATGATTTAAAAAAAGCTTTAGATTTATTTTCTGTTGCATCTAGAATTAAGCCCGAAAATGATTTAGGAAAAGAGTCTGTAAAACAAGTAGATGCTATAAAAACTATTTTAAGAAAGAATATGATGGAACAGGTTCTTGGTACCTGGAGAATGACAGGTGACAGTCCGGTTTGGTCACAAGCAGCAACTACAAGTGTTAATCAGTCTGAGGAAGAAGAAATAGTAGAAATAACGCCAGACAAAATTTTGTTTTATGAAGTAAATAAAAAGACAAAAGCAAAAAAAATGACTAGTTCTGAGGATTTAAAGTATTATAACAAAGAAGCTTCAGATGCATTATTTTCAGATATCATTCTTTCAGACGGAACGATTTGGAACTGTACATTAGATGAAAATGGAAATGTGTTGCGCGTTATAAATATTGCTAAAAAGACCGAAAATGGTCTTGAAACAATTGCTAGTAACAATACAGAACGATACTATGTAAAAGTAAAATAA